One Streptomyces drozdowiczii DNA segment encodes these proteins:
- a CDS encoding cell division initiation protein codes for MDVQKKLDEIVATVGNARSMPMSASCVVNRAELLAMLEEVREALPGSLAQAAEVIGGHEQLVEQARQEAGRIIENAHAERTALISDTEIARRSQAEADRILAEARKEADEVRAEADEYVDSKLANFEVVLTKTIGSVDRGREKLLGRGQGFDAQGYEDPDFAEAPERSADPETLRQRADEYVDTKLGAFEAVLAKTLEAVGRGRQKLHGRVATDELGAHIAAQDAAGDQGHTSDEDHWAGLAEVAAPQPLPIPHQTEPQYAQPEPQYAQGYGYQDQQQDAYQPQQDVYGYQQQPDPYAAYQQQQGYDAWQQPQQPLPQNGEAALDETSLFDTSMIDLDQLRRYEQER; via the coding sequence GTGGACGTGCAGAAGAAGCTGGACGAGATCGTCGCGACGGTCGGGAACGCCCGGTCCATGCCCATGTCGGCGTCCTGCGTGGTCAACCGCGCCGAACTGCTCGCGATGCTCGAAGAGGTGCGCGAGGCCCTGCCCGGCTCGCTCGCCCAGGCCGCCGAGGTCATCGGCGGCCACGAGCAGCTGGTGGAGCAGGCCCGCCAGGAGGCCGGCCGCATCATCGAGAACGCCCATGCCGAGCGCACCGCCCTGATCTCCGACACCGAGATCGCCCGGCGCTCCCAGGCCGAGGCCGACCGCATCCTCGCCGAGGCCCGCAAGGAGGCCGACGAGGTCCGCGCCGAGGCCGACGAGTACGTCGACAGCAAGCTCGCCAACTTCGAGGTCGTCCTCACCAAGACCATCGGCTCCGTCGACCGGGGCCGCGAGAAGCTGCTCGGCCGCGGCCAGGGCTTCGACGCGCAGGGCTACGAGGACCCGGACTTCGCCGAGGCCCCCGAGCGCAGCGCCGACCCGGAGACGCTGCGGCAGCGCGCCGACGAATACGTGGACACCAAGCTCGGCGCCTTCGAGGCGGTGCTCGCCAAGACCCTGGAGGCCGTCGGCCGGGGCCGGCAGAAGCTGCACGGCCGGGTCGCCACCGACGAGCTGGGCGCGCACATCGCCGCCCAGGACGCGGCCGGCGACCAGGGGCACACCAGCGACGAGGACCACTGGGCCGGGCTGGCCGAGGTCGCGGCCCCGCAGCCGCTCCCGATCCCGCACCAGACCGAGCCGCAGTACGCCCAGCCGGAACCGCAGTACGCCCAGGGGTACGGCTACCAGGACCAGCAGCAGGACGCGTACCAGCCGCAGCAGGACGTCTACGGCTACCAGCAGCAGCCGGACCCGTACGCGGCCTACCAGCAGCAGCAGGGCTACGACGCCTGGCAGCAGCCCCAGCAGCCCCTCCCGCAGAACGGTGAGGCCGCCCTGGACGAGACCAGCCTCTTCGACACCAGCATGATCGACCTGGACCAGCTGCGCCGTTACGAACAGGAGCGCTGA
- the coaD gene encoding pantetheine-phosphate adenylyltransferase — MRRAVCPGSFDPITNGHLDIIGRASKLYDVVHVAVMINQSKKGLFSVEERIELIREVTAEFGNVEVESFHGLLVDFCKQRDIPAIVKGLRAVSDFDYELQMAQMNNGLSGVETLFVPTNPTYSFLSSSLVKEVAAWGGDVSHLLPPVVQRALTERLAQR; from the coding sequence TGCCCGGGGTCGTTCGACCCCATCACCAACGGACATCTCGACATCATCGGCCGAGCCTCGAAGCTGTACGACGTCGTGCACGTCGCGGTGATGATCAACCAGTCCAAGAAGGGCCTGTTCTCGGTCGAGGAGCGGATCGAGCTCATCCGCGAGGTCACCGCCGAGTTCGGCAACGTCGAGGTCGAGTCCTTCCACGGCCTGCTCGTGGACTTCTGCAAGCAGCGCGACATCCCGGCGATCGTGAAGGGCCTGCGGGCCGTCAGCGACTTCGACTACGAACTCCAGATGGCCCAGATGAACAACGGGCTCTCCGGGGTCGAAACGCTCTTCGTGCCGACCAACCCCACCTACAGCTTCCTGTCGTCCTCCCTGGTCAAGGAGGTCGCTGCCTGGGGCGGCGACGTCTCCCACCTGCTGCCGCCGGTCGTCCAGCGCGCCCTGACCGAACGCCTCGCGCAGCGCTGA